A genomic region of Rhodohalobacter sp. 614A contains the following coding sequences:
- a CDS encoding asparagine synthetase B, translating to MTRRLIHILLFALICGGIAESSNAQRVLIPMDGSQTNHLKAYGIIFNHIDSGESGMWLLNYRGGSFLTSATNDIVRKSRLKNVSVETISESEAASIIAEVEQPNVNMAAINLEKSPNVAVYTPPGALPWDDAVTLALDYAEIPYDKIYDTEVLSGALEEYDWLHLHHEDFTGQYGKFWAIYRTSPWYIASVREQEELAQKLGYDKVSQLKLDVVHNIRDFVTEGGFMFAMCSATDTFDLALAAEGVDALPTPMDGDPIDPNVNEKLNFSNTFAFENFEIITDPYIYEHSDIDIEVDLNRISESLDYFTLFEFSAKWDPVPTMLTQNHVNSLRGFYGQATAFQKDKVKSSVVVLAESPGRDQVKYIHGNIGRGTFTFYAGHDPEDYQHRVGDPPTDLNLHTNSPGYRLILNNILFPAAEKKKKQT from the coding sequence ATGACCAGACGGCTTATTCATATTCTTTTGTTTGCCTTGATTTGTGGGGGAATTGCAGAATCCTCAAATGCTCAGCGAGTGCTTATCCCGATGGATGGTTCTCAAACCAACCACCTGAAAGCTTATGGAATTATTTTTAACCATATTGATTCGGGTGAATCCGGAATGTGGTTGCTGAACTATCGGGGCGGTAGTTTTCTTACCTCGGCAACAAATGACATCGTTCGAAAAAGCCGGCTCAAGAATGTAAGTGTTGAAACCATTTCAGAATCAGAAGCAGCTTCGATCATTGCCGAAGTAGAGCAGCCCAATGTAAATATGGCTGCCATCAACCTGGAAAAATCACCGAATGTTGCAGTATATACTCCACCTGGCGCTCTTCCCTGGGATGACGCTGTAACTCTTGCACTCGATTACGCAGAAATTCCCTACGATAAAATTTATGATACTGAAGTTCTCAGCGGTGCGCTTGAAGAATACGATTGGCTCCACCTGCACCATGAAGATTTTACCGGTCAGTATGGAAAATTCTGGGCGATTTACAGAACATCACCCTGGTATATTGCAAGCGTTCGTGAACAGGAAGAACTCGCACAAAAATTAGGGTATGATAAAGTTAGTCAACTTAAACTTGATGTGGTCCACAACATTCGGGACTTCGTAACGGAGGGTGGCTTCATGTTTGCCATGTGTTCCGCTACAGACACATTCGATCTTGCACTTGCAGCCGAAGGAGTAGATGCCCTTCCCACACCAATGGACGGCGACCCGATCGACCCAAATGTGAATGAAAAACTAAACTTCAGTAACACATTTGCTTTTGAAAATTTTGAAATCATAACGGATCCGTATATTTATGAACACTCCGATATTGATATCGAAGTGGATTTAAACCGAATCAGCGAAAGCCTTGATTATTTTACCCTTTTTGAATTTTCGGCAAAATGGGATCCGGTTCCAACCATGCTCACTCAAAATCATGTAAATAGTCTGCGTGGCTTTTACGGACAAGCCACAGCCTTTCAAAAGGATAAAGTTAAAAGCAGTGTAGTTGTTCTTGCAGAATCTCCCGGACGGGATCAGGTAAAATATATTCATGGAAATATTGGCCGCGGAACCTTTACATTTTATGCAGGTCACGATCCCGAAGACTACCAACATCGGGTTGGAGATCCCCCAACTGATTTAAACCTCCACACAAACAGCCCGGGTTATCGGTTGATCCTGAACAACATTCTCTTCCCGGCAGCCGAAAAGAAGAAAAAACAAACGTAG
- the mazG gene encoding nucleoside triphosphate pyrophosphohydrolase produces MKPSDKFEDFVELVSILRKECPWDRKQTHHSIKDNLIEEAYEAVEAIDEEEYDELSKELGDLLLHVVFHSKMASETNTFTIDDVIYRISEKLIRRHPHVFDDVEVEDEKGVAANWESIKLKEGKKSVLDGVPKHLPGLIRAQRMQEKAGNVGFDWAEWQLAWEKLNEEIDEWRESVNRQSKEEQREEFGDLLFSLVNVGRLLDLNAEDSLRMANKKFNDRFRYIEEKLAEQGKSITESNLEEMDKYWEEAKTKL; encoded by the coding sequence ATGAAGCCTTCCGATAAATTTGAAGATTTTGTTGAACTTGTTTCCATCCTCAGAAAAGAATGTCCGTGGGATCGAAAGCAAACGCATCACTCCATCAAAGACAACCTGATTGAGGAAGCGTACGAAGCAGTTGAAGCGATTGATGAGGAAGAGTATGACGAGCTATCCAAAGAACTGGGCGATCTTCTTTTGCATGTGGTATTTCACAGCAAGATGGCTTCCGAAACAAATACTTTTACAATTGACGATGTGATTTACAGAATTTCCGAAAAACTGATACGAAGGCATCCCCATGTTTTTGATGATGTTGAAGTGGAAGATGAAAAAGGTGTAGCCGCCAACTGGGAATCTATAAAATTAAAAGAAGGCAAAAAGTCTGTTTTAGATGGTGTCCCCAAACATCTGCCCGGACTAATTCGGGCACAACGCATGCAGGAAAAAGCAGGCAATGTGGGGTTCGACTGGGCCGAATGGCAACTCGCCTGGGAAAAGCTAAATGAGGAAATTGATGAGTGGCGGGAGTCCGTAAATCGTCAATCTAAAGAAGAACAGCGTGAAGAATTTGGTGATCTTCTGTTTAGCCTCGTGAATGTGGGACGATTGCTGGATCTGAATGCAGAGGACTCTCTCCGCATGGCCAACAAAAAGTTTAACGACCGCTTCAGATATATTGAAGAAAAGCTTGCTGAACAGGGAAAATCCATTACAGAATCGAACCTTGAGGAAATGGATAAATATTGGGAAGAAGCGAAAACTAAACTGTGA